The sequence below is a genomic window from Wyeomyia smithii strain HCP4-BCI-WySm-NY-G18 chromosome 1, ASM2978416v1, whole genome shotgun sequence.
AGCAGAAAATATTGAGAAACGCCTTCAACACTCGCGAATCGTTAAAGATTTGCCCAATATTATTGTGCAGAGTAATACTAATCGAAGATCGTCTTTAGATTCAATTATTTTGGTAATCTTCTAAGATGATTGTTTTGAAGAGCTTTTTGGGAAATCTCTGCAGTGACAATAATTCTACCGCCAATTACGGGAGTAAGCCTTTGGAAGAAAATTTTAGATGTTTTCCACGAACTTCAAGTATATGTCTTAAATCGTGAATCAATTCAAATATACTGCGATACAATTGAGCAAAGGTTTTCCGAATCCTGGCAAATCGACCGCAGTCGAAGAATTACGACCTCTAACGCTTATAGCTTACATACTTATTATACCACATTTGACAAACCGAAAGATCAACGAAAAAGATCATTAGTTTTGCAGCTTCACAAGAATTTAGAAACCCCTCGATCGACCACGGAGTGAGGTACGAACCTCTTGCCATTGAATCTTGCACTCGAGACTTTGGAAAGGCTGTGACTAAGTGCCGTTGCACCTCATATTCCTTCGGCTGTTCACCTGACGGAATTGTTTTagatgaaagaaaaattattgaaattcgTTGGAAAAAGTCATGTGTTATCAGATACTCTAGAACAGTTACCACATTTAACTGAAAACTCAAAAAGACTCATGATAAACCAATCATATTACACCCATATTTAACTAAACTTGTTCATCTTAAAATGTAAGACCActgattttattatttattcagaatttgaAGACAAATGTTATGTTACAACATGTATGATAAATCACTAAAGGAAGTGTACTTCAACGCATTTGTGAAATTTTTGTATACTGCGATTTCCAAGTCACCGGCGTAAGCCTAATAAATAATTACTATGATTAACTAACATAGGTGTTCAACATTTAATAAACTGAACTACCTAGAACCTTACATTCGCCATGATAGCTTTTGATACATTTGTTATTGCGCAGCAAATAAATACGATATCATCGAAAACTGGTAAGAGTTAAGTGTCAACTTTGTCTCCAAAGAGACCAAACAACTTAACTTGTTGAATAACCCTCTCAACGTGTACTCTAGCTGCTACGATTGACACATTCTCAATTGCGTCTACCGAACCAAGCTGGGCTTGAGGAGCATGTAAGGAGGGCGGcctgaaaaaatatttcctttgcTGCGACATTCTTCATCAATCAGAAAACTTTTATCGGTCATCATCGCTTCATCTACATTAAACTTATTCAGCAGCTTTTCTTGTGCAACGATCTGTTTGTCAAAAACTTCGCCGCCATATGCACTGCTGACAAAGGATATTGTTTCACCAGGCGTCACGGCAATTGAGTACTTTACTGTTTCCCGTCCTTTGTAATGGAAATTTATTCGTTTATTCGACAGTTGGCCAGAAGATTATTGGTTTACAAACTGCCCTGATCCATGGTATTGTCCAATAGAACGTGATTGAGACAGTTTGATATTGAACCTTAAAAAGCGCTGCCATGCATGAAAACGACAAATTTGTTCTTATTCTGATGAACACCATAAATATTTGTTCCTCCAGCGAAAGGTTAGAATGCTTACTGACGTACTGCTCGAGAGCTTCGATGGATGATTTTATTGTTTGCAATAAACGAAATGAATTCAGTCCGATACATGCAGTGAGATCTGCATCTGTTTTAAATTGCACTGCCATGGTACGGCGACTACCAGCGATTACTTTTTCTATTTCTGAAGTATTCATTTGAACGGCAGTTACAATAGAAGTTACAGATGAATCGATAACTGTTTCCATCTGTTCTGTCTGATCTAACTCTGAAACAACTTTTAAGTTTTCCTGTCGTCTAACTCGTTCAGATCGAGCCGTCGCCAGTGTTATAAGCTTTTAATCGCGTTTCATCTGTGGAAGATTTTCTTCTGGAATAGCTGATCTTCTTTAAAGCATCCTACCGGTTTCACGGCTTACAGctaaaaaatatgttaaaaaatattttctcgcATGGTGCACCAATTTACTTGGACTGACAAACTGGACCGCACGGCATAGTTATGCTCCATGCTGCAGTTTAACGTTAAgttaaaagtaataaatttatttaattcatCACATCCAGTTAGTTAAAACTTACTTGTCTTAATGTTTACCAAAAAACTGCACTTTAAAGAGTTATAATGTGGTACGAAAAACATTTCTAACAAAACAAactcaaatgaaaaaaagaatGCCTAATGAATTGGCAGTTTTTTTCACTTGCCTTTGTTTACATCTTTGCACTCGGGTAGAAACTAATCATAGATGTCTCCACCGTCCGAGTAAAGAAACACCGGAACCGCTgaaaactacgaatgtttttGCTATAATGATCAAGTCGGAATGCTAACCATTGCAAGTTACAGTTTCCAGTATAGAAATAAGTGACTTTCCACCTACGCAcgctagtaaacgtgtaaagccgtttaaagttgcttttgtttactCCATACTGTAAATCATTactcgctaaacatgtgaaaagggcccatgtgccatgtaaacaagccacaattttacgtttttcaaCGAATACCAGCATCATCtacccgtacaaataagattgtttgactaagagtaaattcttttatcaataaatcttattggtaagactaaatttcgattgtttcaaaaaacgagaaaatttggcttgcttacacgctcattttttgttactctaaagtgagttagatatcacccattattgaaaaaagtaaaggtaccctaattagggtacttttacggttactcacttctgagtaagggcgtcatacgtcaaaaactgggtagaatctactctgttcatgcaaaccagaaattaacgaaaatgagtacaagttacccagtttgcctaaatacggaaatttaatgatttctgttttttttttgtaaatctgactcaataaataaaataaattcagaacaatcaaaaacacagatttatttttcatcgaaacattagaaaatttacTAAAGAATTCCCGTGTCTTCATTGAATGCGGCACCCAACCGGttgacagttgcccgtgaactgtgactTACTTTTTTGTGCCAGATAATCCGCCATCATTCGTCACCTAatactgcgaaggatttaaattgcatcgattgttgagcactgtacatcaatacaaatgtttccgtttgtTATCACAAATAAAAGTCCGGCTTTAAACGGCATCGTAGAAcatacaacatgcggttgttcattttgaagagatcttCTAGGTGTTTTTAAATTCTCTGCAATactgatgttgggctgaaattattaattgattaagaaattattgatttgatgacagatcagatacttactgctagccaacgaataaaaagcgacaccaattgttcttcggagaccgataatattgctgttgaaaacttttgacatgtacatatactcaggggtgagtaaacatcatggataataactcaaaactgagtaaacatggtgattatgaaaatttgggttaattttactcaattgtccagtactcgattactcactttttgacattttgcataagaataccaaactgagtagatcctaatcagatTAGAGTTAAAATGAAGCAGCGTGTACATATGGCACATgagcccttttcacatgtttggcgagttAAATCAACTAGACGTTTGTTGTTTTcagattttgtattttcttctAAGATTTGGCTCGGTGTAAGGTGCTATGTTTTTGATGTTTGCGGTAACAAACCCACCATATTTTTCACACAGTTCATACTTATCGAGTGTGGTTAAGTAAAGAAAGTTGAAAACAGTCTGTGAAATTGTATTATTGTTCCAATTTTAAGCAAATTTCAACTAATAGTTTCACACTTTTCGTTCAACCATGAGCGGTAGGTTCATTTCTTCTTTATTTTGGTGTAAGAACTAATCAACAATTACGACAGACACCGCAGATGATAACTTAGCAGCGGAGGAAGCATCGGTCGAAAAAAGTTTGCTCATTTACGTCGGCAATCTTCAGAAGACGGCTACCGAGGACCAACTGCGTGATTTTTTCCGCGAGTGCAAAGGAATTCAAGCGGTTGAGTTCCGGCTGGAGAATTGCACCTACTGTCCAACGAAAATAGCGTTCATAAAATTTACCCAACGGAGCGATGCCAACAAGGCGCTTCGGTTCAATCAGAACTTTTTCCAGGGCCGCCGACTGTTTATCACTAACGTTGATTCCGAACGGAATTTCACTCCACGTTACTCTGTTATGGTGAGGCAGTTGAATGAATGTAAGTTTTGGGTaggtttttgatatttttcagtacctAAAAGTGTCTATTTCCTTTCAGACATCACTGAGGAAGACATTTACGAACATTTTCGGAACATCGGCACGATTGAATGTGTCCAGAAACCGGCAAACAATTATGCatacatttcattcgaacgcAGTGAAATGGCCCAGCGTGCACTGAGAATGAAAGACCGCAACCTAAAGGGAGTTGAGGTGGAAATCTGCACCATTAAGCGCACCATTTGCATGCTgctggaaaaaccgaaaaaaatgcaGTTTACGAGTATCGCTAGTAAATGTGAAGGTGGGTTTATGTCATTGATAGTTTCAGGTTGAGATTAATGGACTTCTTTTTTCAGCTCTCGGTTTGAGATATGAACCTCAAGCAGAATCAGTGATTAAACGTAAGCTATTGAAATTTgctgtaaaattgtaaaattatatAGCCTAATGTTTACAGTACTCGTCACCAATATTCCCCGGCATGTGCCGGAAAAAGACATCGTcgattattttgaaaagtttggaAAGGTTGTCGATTGGGAAACGCATAAATCACCTATTTCAGTTCTAACCAATATCGGCTACGTAACGTATTTGAATTCGAACACTGCACGATACGTGTATCTGTACGGACCGCACTATTTCCAAGGAGTTGCTCTGGATATTTACAATCCTCGCATCACGTACGGGGAGCACAAGTCGACTACGGCAGTTTTAATTAAAAGAACTAGCATTTGTAAGTTGCACATGTGATAGTCTTCTTCATTAGCCAGGAAGGtaacgatttttattttaagatCTAACAAATGATGAAATATTCCAAGCTATGAATGAGTGCGGACGGGTTGTTTACATCCATCGAGTGGACGCAACCAGATTCTGCACAGTTGTGAGATTCCAGTTTTACATTGCCGTGAAACAGGCACTGTCAGTGAAACAAATAGCCCAGGAGAATGTTTATGTGACAAAGTACACTGATCGTAAGCATTTAAATATGTCGCGCTTAAGGGAAGTTGAATCACGCTTGTTTTGCTAATTTTGCAGAAGACTATCTTACTGATATGGCACCACTCGCGGAAGTATTCCCTAAGAGCAGTATTCGCATTTACAAGGAAGCCGAATTACGGAGAATAATTGATATGGAAGATCGTGCGGAAATGTTGAAGCTACGCACGGAACCAAATCCACTCTATTTGAATCCGAATCCAGAATTCTACAAAAATGAAGGTAATTTTCCAGCTGGAATTCAAAAACTTGTCGAAATcagttttttaatgttcacttATTTGCAGTTcaaattctaaattttccttCTGGGATTGGGATAGTGCAACTACGGgagcattttaaaaaatatggtaATGTTATCAATTTCCGTGAAGTATCGCAAGGCTTTGTCCGAATTGGATACGTAAGCTTCGATACTCGACTGGGAGCCAGACGAGCGTGCTCAATGAATCAGAATTTCATTAACGGCAAACGTTTACTTATCCATTTGGCTACCGAGAACTTGGTCATTGATCCTGCGGTGTGCGTGAATGTTACTGGCTTGAATCCATCCATCGCGGACGAAGAAATCTACGACCAGTTCAACGAAGTTGGAACGGTGAAATTTGTTCTTCGAAAGTCCGCTGAAAGGGCTGTGGTGTGTATGGAACAGCCACGATGGTTAGAACCAGCTCTTCAGATCAGGACAATCGGTCGATTCAAGGTCATCGTTAACCGAATGAGCGCCATGCTACGAGGACCTGCTGTACAGCAGTTTGAAGCGCCACCCAAACAGTCAGCACCAAATCGGCAATCACTTCAACCCTCGATGCAAGCTAATCAATCGGTTCCGAAAACAACTCCCATTTTCAATCCCATGACCTCAATTAATACTATAGATCCAACGAAACAAATCAGGCCGACCAATGGTACACCGAATAGGCCGATGGAACGGCCCAATGCACCAATGAGAAATGCTAACGCACCTATGTCAGAACCCAGTGGACAAATGATGTGTCCTAATGGGCATGTAATGGATATGAGAGGTCCAATGATGGATTATGGAGGACCACAAGGTCCTATGATGAGACCACAAGGTCCCATGATGAGACCACAAAATCCAATGATGGGCCCTCAAGGTCCAATGATGAGACCACAAGGTCCAATGATGGGGCAGCAAGGTCCAATGATGGGACCACAGGGTCCAATGATAAGACCGTCAGGTCCAATGATGGGACCTCCAGGGTCAATGATGGGACCACAAGGTCCAATGATGGGACCGCAAGGGCCAATGATGGGACAGCAAGGACCAATGATGGGACCACAAGGGCCAATGATGGGACCGCAAGGACCAATGATGGGACCGCAGGGGCCAATGATGGGACCGCAAGGACCCATGATGGGACGAAATGGACCTAATCCGGTTGTGACACCTGCTATGAAACGGCTAATGCAAATAGTTGAAAGCAACATGATCCATATTCAAGCCTTCGCTTCACTACCAATGATTGATCAGTTTCGTCTCGTTCATGGTATTGTAAATCAGTTCCAGGATGTGCCCTCATTTATCCATATGAAAAcggataaaaaaattaactatcTCATCAGTGGCAATGGCTTTAAATGTCCAGAGTTGTTCACATTATTCACCTATCCCCAGCAGCTGAAACTGCTCAATTTAATCCAGACAGATTATTTAAACACCAGTATGACACCAGATTACAATGCTGGTCCACCGATAATGAAAGCTCCAGTTGCATATACGCATCCAGTTGCATCCACGCGTCCAGTTGTATCCACGCATCCAGTTGCAAAAGAAACTCCAGTTTCCCAAAAAACCATTCAGGAAGAATTGGAAACTAGCGGATCGCTTGCTCCCTGGCAGTTGAAGCCATCACGCACCTCAACCGGCTCtaatgagcttgattttcaAAACAAAGAACCCTCTGCGCAGGATCGCTTCGAAAAAGAGCAACTTCAACTACAGTCAAGCCTAGGTAGTCCGCCACAACTGGATGATGTTCCGGACACTCTGTCTATCAGCTCGGAGTCAAGTTTCATTCCTCCCGCACCAGAACCTCCAAAATTCCTTACATCGAATTCACCCCTTAGATCTCCTCCCATAGATCGAGCTGATAGTAGGTCTCCTATCAACGACTATCTCAGCGTACGATCAATGTCAATTTCACCGATCAATATTCGCCGCTCAAGGTCGAACTCACGTAACCGTTTATCACCAGCGAAACGCGAAAGTTTGAGCCCTCTTTCAAAGGCACTATTTTCTACCCCTATTGAGACCTCATCAAGCCGGACCAGGCATCGCCACGAAACATCCGTTCGATCTAAAGCGCGATCCCGATCTCGGTCACCAAACTTATCTTACCGGTCGCGCCGTGTATCACCTCCCAGCAGGAGAGACCGGTACGCCCGATCACCATCTAGGTCTCCGGAGTTCATCCGCGTCCGCGGGTATCGCTCGCGAAGTCCAGAGCGACGGTCCTATAGAAGATCTCCAGTACGCAGTTTGAGCCCTCCATCGCGTTCGAAGGCTAGCTTATCGTTAAGGGATTCTGAAAAGCACCCGACATGGGATGATGAAATTCTACAAGACAAGAAACGTAAATTGCACGCTAAAGAGGAAAGTGGCGCGTCCAGTGaaagtaggtttttttttaacagttatttcattttttttttctaacactCTATACATGCAGTTTATGTTGGAAACTTACCACCAGAAACCAATGACGGTAATGTGGTAGATATTTTCGGCAAATTCGGTCAGATAGTGAAAATCACATTGATAACAGTTTTCGATAAAAAGAAGGCCTTCATCAAGTTCGACACGTTTGATCAGGCGGTACGAGCCTTGGAGATGCACTTGCGAATTTATCGTGGTAATCTGCTGCGTGTAGCTTTTATTAACAAAAAGCAAAGAGAACGTCCTGGTTATTCCGTCAGCGTCGCTTCTAAAGGACGTAAGCTACCTTACCCTCAATTGGGTGGATACGATAATAACGACGGGTCTTTCATTCTCGATTGCAGCATACGACGAGGTTGTAATGTACGATACATTCAAAATGTGCGGTGAAATTACAAACATTTGGACGCGAATATATATGAACACAACCTACTGTGTTATCGACTTTAAGCATCACGATGCGGTGCGTGCTGCGATGGACACCGACAGACTAATTACCGGTCAGAAGTGTAAGTGTCGTGCTATAGTGTAGCACGCAACTGGTGCAGATACTGGTGAGTAATGATTGTACtatcatttgatttttttctttctaactATTTTTAATTTGCTCGGCATTCTCTAAGAAAAAGTGTAATAATATTATTAGCATAAACGACTAGTAAGTTCACATAAGTTTTTGATGATAATAATTCGCTGTCTTTTAGGCAATTTTTTTGTCATGAATATTTAGCAGAACTGAATAGATGACAATAGATTCGTTTCTCAATTGTCGAGAATAAAGAGCTAGCCTAAAAACTATAGTTCAGTTTCATAGTTTGTAAACAGGAGAAAATGTTTTCTGATCAATTTTATCTTTTGTAGTAGGTTAGCTTCAGTCAGTTAGAGGTGAAATAGTTGTGCTACATTTTCATTTCACAGGAAATTATCTGAACATCTTAATAAAATTGCTGACAGAAATATCATAAGATAATGGTAAGAAATTTCTATGTAAGTTTATATAAATGACCCCcgaaaaataatttgaataagataaaaaactaaaaatctaCGTCAGATGACAGTTTCAGAGTGGAGAAGTTTAGTTGATTAATTGAAATAGTTTTATAGGTACTTTCATATGATGAGATGAACTACTTTATTTGAATATGGAATAGTGAACAGTAATAGAATTAGAGTAAGTGTCGTCCAAAATATCGTTTGGAGTCAGAAGTCAGTTGAAAGAATGATAAGCGACGACACCTTGCAAATAATAACAATTTTATTGTATGGTAATAAGGAATTACTATCTAGAACTTCAATAGGTTACGCAATAGATTAGTTTTACTCTAGCCTTTCacatttattattataatcaaATAGTATATAATAATCAGATAGTACATAATCGAAtaccttcaaaagaaaaaataaatgtatCTATCAGCACTAAGCGTTTCCTACTATACATTGGTATCTTATCCGTTAGGGAAGGACGAGATTAGCGTGCTACCGTGAAAAGTTGAGAAACTTGCATAGTCAACTATTTCAAATATCTACATTTATGTGGTGTATTGAAGTAAGTAAAGTATAGTGTAAGTAAAGTAACGTGTATTGAAGAAAACAAACGTGATGGTTATTACAACTAAACAACTATGTATTGTCAGTGGTTTTTAGTGTTAGTGTATTTTCGGTAATGAAGTATTTTGTGAAAGATAGTTTTAATGCGGCAGCATCCCTTCCTCTCCGGAAAATGGTGTGATGAAGCAATGAAATTTAACAGCACTTTAACTAACCTTCAACAGAATAACCGAATTCATGAAGGTGATAACCTTTCTGCTATGGTTAGAATGACATGAACACAGAAGAAAGGTGCTGGAATGTCGTCTCGTGAGTCCAAGATGATTGTACTCAGATTATGTCCTGCCATTTTTTAGTTTAGGAAAATAAACGTACAGGATGGAAGGAGTGCTTCTGTCCTCTTATAAAATTTCGAGCCACCCAAAATCCGAGTATGTACGTAGTTGCGTTGCTATAAGAAGTAAACATTCCTATTGAGAAAAATGTCAAGTCTGCAGCAAGTAGCAATATGAAAATTAGGAAATGTAGTTGTTCTCTTTTTGAAGTGGATG
It includes:
- the LOC129731336 gene encoding uncharacterized protein LOC129731336 isoform X2, with amino-acid sequence MSDDNLAAEEASVEKSLLIYVGNLQKTATEDQLRDFFRECKGIQAVEFRLENCTYCPTKIAFIKFTQRSDANKALRFNQNFFQGRRLFITNVDSERNFTPRYSVMVRQLNEYITEEDIYEHFRNIGTIECVQKPANNYAYISFERSEMAQRALRMKDRNLKGVEVEICTIKRTICMLLEKPKKMQFTSIASKCEALGLRYEPQAESVIKLLVTNIPRHVPEKDIVDYFEKFGKVVDWETHKSPISVLTNIGYVTYLNSNTARYVYLYGPHYFQGVALDIYNPRITYGEHKSTTAVLIKRTSIYLTNDEIFQAMNECGRVVYIHRVDATRFCTVVRFQFYIAVKQALSVKQIAQENVYVTKYTDQDYLTDMAPLAEVFPKSSIRIYKEAELRRIIDMEDRAEMLKLRTEPNPLYLNPNPEFYKNEVQILNFPSGIGIVQLREHFKKYGNVINFREVSQGFVRIGYVSFDTRLGARRACSMNQNFINGKRLLIHLATENLVIDPAVCVNVTGLNPSIADEEIYDQFNEVGTVKFVLRKSAERAVVCMEQPRWLEPALQIRTIGRFKVIVNRMSAMLRGPAVQQFEAPPKQSAPNRQSLQPSMQANQSVPKTTPIFNPMTSINTIDPTKQIRPTNGTPNRPMERPNAPMRNANAPMSEPSGQMMCPNGHVMDMRGPMMDYGGPQGPMMRPQGPMMRPQNPMMGPQGPMMRPQGPMMGQQGPMMGPQGPMIRPSGPMMGPPGSMMGPQGPMMGPQGPMMGQQGPMMGPQGPMMGPQGPMMGPQGPMMGPQGPMMGRNGPNPVVTPAMKRLMQIVESNMIHIQAFASLPMIDQFRLVHGIVNQFQDVPSFIHMKTDKKINYLISGNGFKCPELFTLFTYPQQLKLLNLIQTDYLNTSMTPDYNAGPPIMKAPVAYTHPVASTRPVVSTHPVAKETPVSQKTIQEELETSGSLAPWQLKPSRTSTGSNELDFQNKEPSAQDRFEKEQLQLQSSLGSPPQLDDVPDTLSISSESSFIPPAPEPPKFLTSNSPLRSPPIDRADSRSPINDYLSVRSMSISPINIRRSRSNSRNRLSPAKRESLSPLSKALFSTPIETSSSRTRHRHETSVRSKARSRSRSPNLSYRSRRVSPPSRRDRYARSPSRSPEFIRVRGYRSRSPERRSYRRSPVRSLSPPSRSKASLSLRDSEKHPTWDDEILQDKKRKLHAKEESGASSEIYVGNLPPETNDGNVVDIFGKFGQIVKITLITVFDKKKAFIKFDTFDQAVRALEMHLRIYRGNLLRVAFINKKQRERPGYSVSVASKGPYDEVVMYDTFKMCGEITNIWTRIYMNTTYCVIDFKHHDAVRAAMDTDRLITGQKCKCRAIV
- the LOC129731336 gene encoding uncharacterized protein LOC129731336 isoform X1; amino-acid sequence: MSDTADDNLAAEEASVEKSLLIYVGNLQKTATEDQLRDFFRECKGIQAVEFRLENCTYCPTKIAFIKFTQRSDANKALRFNQNFFQGRRLFITNVDSERNFTPRYSVMVRQLNEYITEEDIYEHFRNIGTIECVQKPANNYAYISFERSEMAQRALRMKDRNLKGVEVEICTIKRTICMLLEKPKKMQFTSIASKCEALGLRYEPQAESVIKLLVTNIPRHVPEKDIVDYFEKFGKVVDWETHKSPISVLTNIGYVTYLNSNTARYVYLYGPHYFQGVALDIYNPRITYGEHKSTTAVLIKRTSIYLTNDEIFQAMNECGRVVYIHRVDATRFCTVVRFQFYIAVKQALSVKQIAQENVYVTKYTDQDYLTDMAPLAEVFPKSSIRIYKEAELRRIIDMEDRAEMLKLRTEPNPLYLNPNPEFYKNEVQILNFPSGIGIVQLREHFKKYGNVINFREVSQGFVRIGYVSFDTRLGARRACSMNQNFINGKRLLIHLATENLVIDPAVCVNVTGLNPSIADEEIYDQFNEVGTVKFVLRKSAERAVVCMEQPRWLEPALQIRTIGRFKVIVNRMSAMLRGPAVQQFEAPPKQSAPNRQSLQPSMQANQSVPKTTPIFNPMTSINTIDPTKQIRPTNGTPNRPMERPNAPMRNANAPMSEPSGQMMCPNGHVMDMRGPMMDYGGPQGPMMRPQGPMMRPQNPMMGPQGPMMRPQGPMMGQQGPMMGPQGPMIRPSGPMMGPPGSMMGPQGPMMGPQGPMMGQQGPMMGPQGPMMGPQGPMMGPQGPMMGPQGPMMGRNGPNPVVTPAMKRLMQIVESNMIHIQAFASLPMIDQFRLVHGIVNQFQDVPSFIHMKTDKKINYLISGNGFKCPELFTLFTYPQQLKLLNLIQTDYLNTSMTPDYNAGPPIMKAPVAYTHPVASTRPVVSTHPVAKETPVSQKTIQEELETSGSLAPWQLKPSRTSTGSNELDFQNKEPSAQDRFEKEQLQLQSSLGSPPQLDDVPDTLSISSESSFIPPAPEPPKFLTSNSPLRSPPIDRADSRSPINDYLSVRSMSISPINIRRSRSNSRNRLSPAKRESLSPLSKALFSTPIETSSSRTRHRHETSVRSKARSRSRSPNLSYRSRRVSPPSRRDRYARSPSRSPEFIRVRGYRSRSPERRSYRRSPVRSLSPPSRSKASLSLRDSEKHPTWDDEILQDKKRKLHAKEESGASSEIYVGNLPPETNDGNVVDIFGKFGQIVKITLITVFDKKKAFIKFDTFDQAVRALEMHLRIYRGNLLRVAFINKKQRERPGYSVSVASKGPYDEVVMYDTFKMCGEITNIWTRIYMNTTYCVIDFKHHDAVRAAMDTDRLITGQKCKCRAIV